TTGGAAAGTTGAGTAATAATAAAATTCTCTTTATCCCAATTTTTTTGTACCTTATTCTGGAACCTAATATTTCCCTCTAACtacttttttctcaatttttgatTATTTTAAACTGCAAAAATTATGTTTCATAGCAATTATGAGTACCCTGAGGAATAAGTGAAAAGAACTCTCTTTTGGCCATAGTGCGATCAATGTCCATTAAGCTTCGgtacccccctccccccaccaACGCACGCTTATTTCACAAGTAGGCGTAGATCTGGAGGGCTGGATAACCAACGGAAAATCTTTCACTGCACCACGCGATTTTTTTGCAATGCGtctatgtaaattttatttattataatttattaGAGTTACTTGATATATTATATTAGTCTACTCACGTTCTCTAAATCGTGCCATTTTATGTAGGATGaggaagggtgtgtttggtatggaggaaaatgttttcctagaaaatgtgttcttgaaaaataagtgatttttttacttattttttcatgttcggttggttagtagaaaatatttttcgaaaaatacccaccaaccccaccccaccacccatcacccaccccacaccaccacacacacaaaaaaaaaaaacgcaaatttctcatttttataaaagtaaaaatatgtaTGAAGTAGAAAATTTGGGAGGTGGTAAGGTGGGGGCTCACGGGGGAGGGGTGGGTGGTAtagaaaactaaaaaataaataaaaataaaaactctcttttaagaaaaaaaaaattggagggtggtggggtggggaggggggaggggtcATAGCGGATGGGGTGAGGTGGGGTGTGGTTGGTGTAGaaacccaattttttttaaaaaaaaatggaggcaGTGGTGGGGTGTTGGGTCGGGGGGTGGATGGtgtaaaaaaccaaaaaaaaaaacttttttaaaaaaattggaggCAGGGCGGGGGGAAGGTGGtgtaaaaaaccaaaaaaaaattaaaattagaaaccttttaaaaatatttgGAGGGGATTGGGGAGTGAGGTGGGTGGTCGAGGGGGTGGGTGGGTTGGGCAATGGTAGGGTTGTTGGTGGAAtgcttgttttccctactttcatTAGATAAGTTATTTTTTCATTTTGAAggaacttatttttttaaaataaaatgttttCCAAATATTTTGACCAaacaaacatgaaaaaattgaaaaatatattccgaaaaatgttttcctccataccgaacacccGAAGTATATTGTCAATAATTGTATCATACACTCGAAGTTATCCCAAAATGAATAAAGCACCATATTAGTTGGGATGGGTGGATAAAAATTTCCTTTCAATTTCTAAAATTTGATATATTATTCAACAATGATTGCAGACTTATACTTTTCAAATTATATTTATTTGTTTGATTGATGACTTGGACCATCATCATTTAAGCCATAGTCGTAGTGTGTAAAAAAATTGTAAGTTTACACACTTTGGAATAACTTCATATTTGAAAGAGATAAAAGTTAAATATAGTGTCCAAATAAAATATCCAAGAAATATTTACGATAGTTTGTTTAAAGAAAAATCAAATATAATTAATATATAAGTTCCAGCAAAATTGAAAGTGaaacttttaaatcaaaagaGACATCTACCAAAATACTATAAAAATTTCACATGTTCTATTTGGAAAATGTCATTTAACCTATATCTCTTTACTTAAACCCAGTATTAAGTAAACTTCAAATAAAAAGCATCCCTTCTTATTCTTCTCTAATCTGGGATTTGAAATTACCAAATATTTTCTACCTATTGATTCTGAATTTGAATAGTTTTGTTTCGCTTTACCTGAAACAATAAATTCATGACGATCACATTCCTCTTTTTAGAAGTTTGATACAAAAGTTGACGTAATATAAATCTAATGGATATTGTTGGAGAAGTTTGAAAATAATGGCAAACAACCATTATTGCAAAATGAGTTTGTTAGATTTGTTGTTTTGGCAAATTGATAAAATGAAGTCTGTTTTGTATGATGTAtggaagttatgttttaatttgaGCCTAAATGGGTGTGTTTGATTGTTAAAATTCGAAGAACAACTTGCTGATTTTGAACAAAATTTTGTTCACCTAAATTTCACGCAGCCAAATATATGCCCTCCCTCATATAAAAATGTCTAAAGTTTGACCTTTGCCAACACCAAGACTTCAGTTAAAAATGTCCGAAGTTAGGTCTTGCCAAGATCACaactttagtaaaaaaaaaatgtttgaagTTGGTCTTGGCAAGCCATTATATATCCAAGGCCTTGCCAATTCCACAACTTCAATAACAAAAATGTTTGAAGTTGGTCTTGACAAGCCATACCAAACTTCGAGCCAAATCTCTGATTTTCGGCCTTTACAAGGCCACACTGCATACAAAAATACCCGAAGTTTGCCAAACTTCAGACTCGAATTTTTGCAACTTCTGTCCCGTATGTCCAAAATTGTTCCTGATGTGGATAAACTTGCAAAACTTTTAACGTAGGATACAAATTAAATGATGGTCCCAAAAATAAATATTTGTGATGTGAAACAAGAAAATTGAAGCAAAATAGAAATTAAAGAAAGATAGACACAACTAAATTCAAACAATTAAAAGATGTAATGAAGAAGCTAACCAAAAACCACTTAATTGGGAATTGAGAACACCTAATCTATTAGAATTCTCAAGAAGGTAGTAACATTACTTGCAAACTCTAGGACAAATGTTGAAATTTAACAAAGAGTTTTCAAAGCTCTCACAAGAGGCACAATTCATAATATGTCAAAAACTAGTCATGAAACCCTAATATTCTACAATTTATACTAAGGGCTAAAAGTAGTAAAGAAAAACCTAATTGCCCTTCATTAAAGTTACTAGCAGATTAAAATGTTAGAACACTTACTATATTTAATATCTTCAAGTCTATCATGTTGGAGCCTTCCAAAGGTTCCATCTTCATCCATAAAGCTTGCACTGTTTGAAGGTCCTTAGCTTGACTCCTTGTGAAATGCCTCCTTGAAGTAGTGTCACTTTGATTTGCATCAATATGTATGGCTGCTCTATGGTGAAAACTCTCTAAATCCTTCAAAAGTAGACTATGACTGCTCCTCAGGGCTTCAAATATGAAGGAATGTGAAAGAAAATGACCTAGTTTCTATTTAAAGTTGTTTGAAAATCGGGATTACCCTTCGCGACCATAAACGTGGAGCAGAATATTTTCGGCTCCACATTTTTCTTGCTTTTCTTCAGATCTTGTCAATTTCGTGGAGCTATTTCGTCTAGCCATTTATTTTTGTGGACTGAGACAGACTTCCTCATTCTCAGACTTAGTCAAATTCAAGTTCTTCTACCATCAGAAATGGCTCCACGAAACTAAGACGTGGTCACGATTTTTGTGTCTTCTCAATCTTCTCTTTTCTCAATATTTTGCTCCAACTTCCATCTTTTTCATCACTTTTGATCAAATTCTTCATTGATTGCCTTCCTTGAGTTCCAAATCCTGGAAATCACCAGCTTAAGTTAGTTTAGGTTACTAAATTGCACTCAAAGACCCTTAATACTCAAGAAAAAGGTTAGCACAAGTTGGTATTTTGCCAACTTATCACTATTTAACTATGAAAAATACAAGGTAAAATGTGTAAAGAATATTCAAAATTTTGTGTGTAAAAGGAACTTTTTGTTCAAATTAAGATGGCAAAGCGTATATTAAGCCAAAAAAATTGGGAGGGATAAGAGAGAAACTTATAGATTCTACAAAATAAGAAGCGCCAATAAAGAAAAAATGCATTTTATGAAGCAATAACAGGTTAAAATACAATAAATAAAAAAGTATAACAGAATATTTAGTATTGAAGCTTCACCTTTGTTAGAATGAGGAACAATCTTGCTGCACAATCTATGAAAACAGCTTCTCTAAAAATTTATCTTCAAGATGTTTGATATGCCATAAATAAGGACTTTCCACGATTGATGAAGCCTTTCAAAAATAAACTTTTTCATGAATAATTTTTTCATACAGAAAACTAGAGACAAAAAATAGAGAGTCGTCATTTCAGAAGTCATGAATCTCATGTATAAAAGGTAacatttgtgattgtatttacaGCAGATGTGGAGCACAAAAGGATAAGAGAGAGGGAGGATTTTCCTTACTTTTGGGTGGAGATAGTACGGAGAGAGCATGAACATTAGTTGCTCTTGCCCGAAGAGGACAGACATCGATTGAATGAAGCAACACGCTTGGAGATTTGTTATTTTCGGCAACAGCGGGGACGGCAAAGTGAAGAGAGGAGTTAGGGTTTTGACCCTTGGCTGCCTTTTGTTCGTAGAAATGGAATGAGAAATGAGGTTGAATCCTTATTTAACTCGCTGATGGGCCGGTTCGAGATGAAAAGAGTGGGTTAAACGTGTTTTAGATTGGGTTCGAGTAAAAAATAACCCAAAATTGGGAATTGACATTAGCCGGTCTAATTAACGAATTGTGACTATAATTAAAATAAGTCAGTAGCCCCTTTGTGTTTAAAGTACGACCAAAACATTTAAATCACGGCCAATGGAGTTTAAAAAGTAACCAAAATCATTTAATCGAAAACACCCTTTTGCAATTAAAATCTTCtaaaaaaagattaaaatgaACAAATAATCGATCAATACAATTAAACTTCTTAAATTTAACAGAGCATAATAATTACTTGTTTCaacttttgttggtattttgggATCGAAGTGCCAAATCAAGGTTATTCTATCTTATATAAATGGAAAAGGAGGACGAACACGGCTGCAAAAGTTGTACCATGTGCAGCACAAAATAGTACAAACAGAGGTATTATTGTAAATGTTTATAGATAGATTGGTTGAACTTTATTCATTTCCATGAAAACATGTGTAAGTAATTTGAAACACGTGTCTTGCCAATATCTATTatcttttatattatatataagtgtccaagacacgtatgcacttcaattttaattctccgacacatatttattttctccgtacatttttacttatttacttttgactttttacgttcttgctgaatatttattctcttctcatgtatacacatatgcacttcaattttaattctccgacacatatttatttcctccatgcatttttacttgttcacttttgacttttcatgttctttaagaattaataaatgaagtactccccccgtcccatattacttggccacattactaaaaatatatgtccaaattacttgttcatttataaaaccaagataaaattaattaaatctttcccatcttatCCTTAATAATAAATGTGTTttaaaatagtcaattttgattagaatgtatttattggagggagataggggtaagatagtaaaatacatcttttatttattattcttAAGAGGCGTGCAAAAGGGAAAGCGGGCAAGCAATATGATACGGGGGAGTATATATTTtaacataatattcatatttattggtgtataatctcaatagccttggaaaatgatttgacaatgagtaattaatgtgaagggtaaaattaataataagaagaaaaattCCTTTCTCTTGATATGTCTTTTCTTTCCTTATAGAGTAAAGGGTCAAAAAACATACCTAAACTATTACTtggtccacttttgacttttcacgttctttacggaatacaaaccttaaagaggctaattaaagtgaaaaatatgtGATGCACCGACATATTTTGCTAGTTATATATAATtagtatgagcccgtttggattgacttataagttgcttataagctgttttcagcttttttgagtgtttgactggccagcttaaagtcattttgtgcttaaaataagctcaaaaaaataattgggcccatttgaattagcttatctaaaacagcttataaactgaaaataacttataagccaaaaaaaaaaaagttagactaccccaatttttttttttagcttataagctagcttatagacataagcccatccaaacaggctctgtAACTATTAAAGTCCAAATAAAGTCTGCCGGGTATTGACCCATTAAGAGGTTACAAATGAGGCCCATTTCTGAACCCAGCCCATCAAAATCACTCCAACCCTACATCTACACCCTTCCTTATATATCCTCCTCACTTCTCAGTAACCCACCTTTCATCTTCTTCCTCAAAACCCTAGCCGCATTCACTTAACAAACCAATTCATTCTCCATACCATGGTAATAGTTTTTCTCTCAAAATGGATaacccttcttgttcttctttcAGTGTTTAACAGTTATTTTTTTTTCTAGGCGGAAGTTGAAGGTGATGTTGCTGGACAGCAACCAAGAAAGAGAACGTTCAAGAAGTTCAGTTACAGAGGAGTTGATCTTGATGCTCTGCTTGACATGTCTACTGATGAGCTTGTTAAGCTTTTCCCCGCTCGCCCTCGTAGAAGGTATATCTTACTTCTATTTATGTAAATCTATGTTCTTGAATTGTTATTATTTTGCTCTGTATTGGCTTCTTTAAATGTCCCTGTTTGGATTTGGCTTATTTTAGGCAAAAGATACCTTTTTTTATGTGCAAATGTATGTTGTTGAATTGTTATTGATTTACTCTGTATGGCCTTGTATTGATGTTTAAGTGTGACTAAATTTGTACATGAGCCTAAGTAAATAGGGTTAAATGTGCTGGTTAATGGTACAACTTGTAATTAGGGACTGATAAACAGGAAAAAAATAGATCTTGCTATTGATGACACTGCTTGTTCATCCCAACAAAGAATGGCtggtcaccttttttttttttaaaaaaaagttgatGTGAATTTGAGCActgattttgttaattttttgaagCAAGAATACAGCTAAtttttactccctccattccaaatATAAATGAATTTCTGGCACTCTTATTTATGGCTAAAATGAATGAATTTTCTGAAGTTCAAAGATTTTACATTTGCTAGGAGTTTAGTATTAAAAAGAGTATTTTTTCAAAGAAAAGTTTGGGAAGCAGCAAGAGACTGTTTTTATAAATTACCCTTTGATTAATGTCTATAATCAACTTTTACCACACCCTAAAAATTCCttattttggaatggagggagtactaaaTAAGTACAATTGTGAACtctgtataatatatatatatacatttactttatgGAGTACTTGCAAAATGTAGTCGAAGAATCAACATTTTAACCCTTCAAATAGTTATATACTTTGAAACAAACTGGTAATAAACAAAATGTAACTGACTCAAAGGCCACCTGTAGATGTAGTGATTGGACATAAATTTTCCCGTGTATAAGTTTACATTTACTctggtagaggtaaggtctgcgtacactacactgggtatgctgttgttgttgttgtataagcTTACATTGTAATATGGACAGTTGTTTCTGTGTCGGTGATAAGGACTCAGCTTGATTTATAATTGTTTTAGGTTCCAGAGGGGTTTGAAGAGGAAGCCCATGGCTTTGATCAAGAAGCTGCGCAAGGCGGTACAAACACTTTTACCATTTAGCTTCTCTCTGAATTATGAATTATTTATTTGGTGCTTaattttattatttctttaatAAAGAATAACTAGAAATAGTTATGTTGGGGACTATTTGGAACTCGATGCATACAAAAATGAATATTTAGTTTGAATGATATGCCTTTGTGTTTCATGACCTCAGTAACAGCCAGGTCCAATCTATTTAATTTGGAGAAAATTGTATTAGTGTGAATGCATTGTACTTAATGCCATAGAGAATTTAGCTCTTGAGTTATAAAAGACAACTGAAATGTGAAGCTGTACTGGGTGCTCATTATTGCCTTTTCTCCACGTTGATGGTTGCAGCCCTTTATAATTGATCATGGATAAACTACATTAGCTGTGTCTTTGTTGATTATCTATGATGACCTATTTTCCGTTCCAGTGGCCGAATTGTATAATATTTCATCTTCCAAAGTTTTGCCGGCTTCGACAAGTCATCCTGGAGACTTGGACAAAGCTTGAATATTTGTTTGAGATACAAGATGAAAAAATATTAGCATAACgaatttaaaaataatatatttgtttttttttgcatTACATATTTATAGTAACTGAGAGGTTTAGAATGTAGGCGCCTAAGGCCGAGCGCTTCCCTCGTTAATTAAGAGGTGGCGTGGTATTCCATGAGCAAGGTTTATATTTGTGGCGCACAATGTGCGTAGGCGCACAGTAATGGTTTGGGTGCACCATTGCCACTTTGCTGCCTCAATATAGCTGCTAAAGTGACGGGAAATGCCCTATATTTCATTCTTCCACAGTTGCTGTGTTATGTTTTCTTGACAAGACACAAATAAGTTGACTTGAACTAGGTATCTAGACTGGGAAATTTTTACCTGTAAATAGCTGTTTGGGAAGGAGGAAAGGGCTTATGATGTCCAATGTCTTATTCATCAGAAAGTCACTTTCCCCATGTAACCACCTCTCCCTACATAATGAAACAGGATTTAATGCTTGCACTCAGTGTTTCATGCTTTGCAAGTTTGGCTTCGCTGTAAAATTTGGATCTTTACTAATTTTACATATTAATAGTTGTTAGGGGGAGGAGGAATGGGCTTCTGATGTCAAAAATCCTTCATCAGAAAGTCGCTTTCCTTATGCAACCACCTCTCCCTACATAATGAAACAGGATTTAATGCTTGCATTCAGTGTTTCATGCTTTGCAAGTTTGGCTTCGCTGTAACATTGGGATCTTCCCTATACGTTTAACTCTGCTAAATCAGTAATTAATCCTTGTCTCtttttttgatacatttgatataTATTCATGCAGAAACGTGAGGCTCCACCAGGTGAGAAGCCAGAGGTTGTGAGAACACATTTGAGGAACATGATTATTGTGCCTGAGATGATTGGAAGTGTTATTGGAATCTACAAtggaaaaactttcaatcaaattgAGGTCAAGCCAGAGATGATCAGTCACTACTTAGCTGAGTTCAGCATCTCATACAAGCCTGTCAAGCACGGTAGGCCCGGTATTGGTGCTACTCACTCTTCAAGGTTTATTCCATTGAAGTGATTCAGGCAGAGCTTGTCTTTATGGCTTCTAGTAATACTAGTACTTCGTTTTTACTGCAATTTTGAGGATGCTCATGGTGACTAGTTTGAGACATTGCAACATTTCAGTTATTGTGCTTATCTAGAGCTTTGTTCCATTTTGATTTTTAATGTGTTCAGTTATATACTTTGTTATTGAATTTTGAAGTCTGTTTAGATCCTACTCACGTATCTCGTGTCAACTTGTGTTTTTGATCTTTTTTTGGGTAAATCAATAAATTAGGTTAGATTGCAAATGATATATATATCAAACCCCATAAATTAAAATGACAACTGAATTCCTCACTTAGGTGGTATGCCATCTGTCATTCAGTATATTCTCAAGCCTTTAAGTTGGTAAAACGAAGATCTTGTTTTGACCTTCGATATTCACTTGATGTATTT
Above is a genomic segment from Lycium barbarum isolate Lr01 chromosome 12, ASM1917538v2, whole genome shotgun sequence containing:
- the LOC132621643 gene encoding small ribosomal subunit protein uS19-like → MAEVEGDVAGQQPRKRTFKKFSYRGVDLDALLDMSTDELVKLFPARPRRRFQRGLKRKPMALIKKLRKAKREAPPGEKPEVVRTHLRNMIIVPEMIGSVIGIYNGKTFNQIEVKPEMISHYLAEFSISYKPVKHGRPGIGATHSSRFIPLK